One region of Quercus lobata isolate SW786 chromosome 2, ValleyOak3.0 Primary Assembly, whole genome shotgun sequence genomic DNA includes:
- the LOC115974528 gene encoding GDSL esterase/lipase EXL3-like yields the protein MQFLFSLSSFSSSAIVLFSLIAFVLFCNTNAVLRLPQNISVPAVIAFGDSIVDTGNNNHLKSVVKCNFAPYGNDFSGKVPTGRFGNGKVPADLVAEELGIKELVPAYLDPQLQPQELKTGVCFASGGSGYDPLTPKIASVLSLDDQLRMFKEYIGKLNGIVGTERTKFILANSLYLVVAGSDDIANTYFVAHARELQYDIPSYTDLMANSASEFLNQIYALGARRIAVFSAPPIGCVPSQRTLAGGLHRGCADKYNEAAKMFNSKLTAKLDSLNRNLPNSRIVYIDVYNALLDLIENPENHGFHVVEKGCCGTGDIEVAILCNPASPICENASDYVFWDSYHPTEAAYKALISPLLQRYLSSFF from the exons atgcagttcCTCTTTAgtttgtcttctttttcttcttcggCTATAGTATTGTTTAGTCTCATTGCCTTTGTTCTTTTCTGCAACACCAATGCTGTTTTAAGGCTACCACAAAATATTTCGGTGCCTGCAGTTATAGCTTTTGGAGATTCAATCGTGGATACAGGCAACAACAACCATCTAAAAAGTGTAGTTAAGTGCAATTTCGCTCCGTATGGGAACGATTTTAGTGGCAAAGTTCCAACAGGTAGATTCGGCAATGGAAAGGTCCCAGCAGACCTAGTAg cTGAGGAATTGGGAATTAAAGAGCTTGTGCCAGCATATTTAGATCCACAGTTGCAACCTCAAGAGCTCAAGACAGGTGTATGTTTTGCTTCAGGTGGCTCAGGATATGATCCATTGACACCCAAAATAGCG tCGGTCCTATCTTTGGACGATCAATTGAGAATGTTCAAAGAATACATAGGGAAGCTTAATGGAATTGTTGGAACGGAGAGGACAAAGTTCATCTTGGCCAATAGTTTATATCTCGTGGTAGCAGGTAGTGACGACATTGCCAATACATATTTTGTTGCTCATGCACGAGAATTGCAGTACGATATCCCTTCTTACACTGACCTTATGGCTAACTCTGCTTCCGAATTCTTAAAT CAAATATATGCGCTAGGGGCGCGAAGGATTGCAGTATTCAGTGCACCGCCAATAGGATGTGTGCCATCACAGCGAACTCTGGCTGGAGGATTACATAGAGGGTGCGCAGATAAGTACAATGAAGCAGCAAAGATGTTCAACTCAAAACTTACTGCCAAGTTAGACTCCCTTAACAGGAACCTGCCCAATAGTAGGATTGTCTATATTGACGTTTACAACGCTCTACTTGATCTCATTGAAAACCCTGAAAATCATG GCTTCCATGTTGTGGAAAAAGGGTGCTGTGGTACAGGGGATATAGAGGTAGCTATACTGTGTAACCCAGCATCTCCCATTTGCGAAAATGCGTCTGATTATGTATTTTGGGATAGTTATCATCCCACTGAAGCAGCATACAAAGCCCTTATATCTCCACTCCTCCAAAGGTACCTCAGTAGCTTCTTCTGA
- the LOC115974527 gene encoding protein FREE1: MQQGDYGSAPYYQQYSHFPNPNPNPNPNPSDPLPNPYASAPPFTSTYSSSSSAADYSAYPSTYPPFSQNPDPIPAPIPTPTAPSYNTSASLPNLNSPSFNSPPQQSSFPPFDSHVPYQPPNQPQSQPPPPPYYPPFDHHQAPPPSYAPPQNPIPNPNPNPIYSAAPYGQVNSSVPPVYDNPVKFDHAGGYFDDRYGGFGRSRSDLGSDPYGKRSEESPRYDSIRDDGAYAYEGGKVEPYGARGTAPKSSTWAPTFDDYGRSIGFGSGKDSTVTSNSSKIVRAVPKAETQQDVKSGVQKFRVKLLPESLGQNTMDVLCQIGLDGIRMLDPSTSRTLRIYPLENITRCEVSDSSTLAIWSKSSVDIEPRRIRLQSNSYTTNTLLDTVTAATVQIKEMGGRSRPADSFKTNEQPTDKKKGFGDWMNIIKPGNEEKDHWVPDEAVSKCTGCGTDFSAFVRKHHCRNCGDIFCDKCTHGRIALTADENAQPVRVCDRCMAEVTQRLSNAKEAASKPAAALQSHEDLAKKLQEEMEKNRRASSVSKSDGSGRRMKEVACPICTVHLQVQVPSSGSETIECGVCQHPFLVSAH, encoded by the exons ATGCAACAAGGAGATTACGGCTCTGCTCCATATTACCAACAATACTCTCACTTTCCAAACCCGAACCCGAATCCAAACCCGAACCCCTCCGATCCTCTCCCGAATCCTTACGCCTCCGCGCCGCCGTTCACCTCCACATACAGCTCCTCCTCCTCCGCCGCCGATTACTCCGCTTATCCCTCCACATACCCTCCCTTCTCTCAAAATCCCGATCCTATCCCTGCCCCAATTCCTACTCCCACAGCTCCTTCATATAATACCTCAGCTTCACTCCCCAATTTGAACTCGCCTTCCTTCAATTCTCCGCCACAACAATCGTCTTTCCCTCCTTTCGATTCTCACGTGCCGTATCAACCGCCAAATCAGCCTCAATCACAACCACCACCGCCGCCCTATTATCCGCCGTTCGATCACCATCAGGCGCCTCCTCCCAGCTATGCACCTCCACAAAACCCAATCCCTAACCCCAACCCCAATCCGATCTACTCGGCGGCTCCGTACGGTCAGGTGAACTCTTCGGTCCCACCTGTGTACGACAATCCGGTGAAATTCGACCACGCCGGTGGGTATTTCGACGACAGGTACGGAGGTTTTGGTAGAAGCCGGTCCGATTTGGGGTCCGATCCGTATGGGAAGCGATCGGAGGAGTCTCCGCGCTACGATTCGATTCGCGATGACGGTGCGTATGCATATGAAGGTGGCAAGGTGGAGCCGTACGGGGCTCGGGGCACCGCTCCGAAGTCTTCGACGTGGGCGCCCACGTTCGACGACTATGGGAGGTCGATCGGTTTCGGTTCCGGAAAGGATTCGACGGTGACTTCGAATTCGAGCAAGATCGTGAGGGCTGTCCCCAAGGCCGAAACTCAACAAGACGTGAAGAGTGGGGTCCAGAAGTTTCGGGTCAAGTTGCTGCCGGAGAGTCTTGGTCAGAACACCATGGATGTTCTCTGCCAG ATTGGTTTGGATGGAATTCGCATGCTTGATCCCAGTACGAGTCGGACATTGAGAATATATCCTCTTGAGAACATTACAAGATGTGAG GTTTCGGATTCATCGACGCTTGCAATTTGGTCTAAGAGCTCTGTGGACATTGAGCCTAGACGTATCAGATTGCAATCAAATAGTTACACTACCAATACTCTTCTGGACACAGTGACTGCTGCAACTGTACAG ATCAAGGAGATGGGTGGAAGAAGCAGGCCTGCTGATTCTTTCAAGACAAATGAACAGCCTACGGATAAGAAGAAAGGTTTTGGAGATTGGATGAACATAATAAAGCCTGGCAATGAGGAGAAAGATCATTGG GTCCCTGATGAAGCAGTTTCAAAGTGTACAGGATGTGGGACAGATTTTAGTGCTTTTGTGCGCAAG CATCACTGCAGGAACTGTGGAGATATTTTCTGTGACAAGTGTACCCATGGTAGAATTGCTTTAACTGCTGATGAGAATGCTCAGCCAGTAAGAGTTTGTGACCGATGCATG GCAGAAGTGACTCAGAGGCTGAGTAATGCAAAGGAAGCGGCTAGTAAACCTGCAGCAGCGCTGCAGAGTCATGAGGATCTTGCCAAGAAGCTTCAG GAGGAGATGGAAAAGAATCGAAGGGCATCATCAG TGTCCAAGTCTGATGGATCTGGAAGGCGGATGAAGGAAGTTGCCTGTCCTATATGCACTGTCCATTTGCAG GTCCAAGTTCCTAGCTCGGGTTCTGAGACCATTGAGTGTGGGGTTTGCCAGCATCCATTCCTTGTCAGTGCCCACTGA